One stretch of Burkholderia oklahomensis C6786 DNA includes these proteins:
- a CDS encoding DUF5943 domain-containing protein has translation MQPQLPIDVDPNTGVWTTDALPMLYVPRHFFTNNHTAVEEALGRDVYAEILYKAGYKSAYHWCDKEAKQHGIAGMAVFEHYLKRLSQRGWGLFSIIEADPANARAKIELRHSSFVLAQPGKEGKLCYMFAGWFAGAMDWVNDTTPAGSGAPRAQSNEAQCAAEGHDHCVFEVSPLSH, from the coding sequence ATGCAACCGCAACTGCCGATCGACGTCGATCCGAACACCGGCGTCTGGACCACCGACGCGCTGCCGATGCTGTACGTGCCGCGCCATTTCTTCACGAACAACCATACGGCGGTGGAAGAGGCGCTCGGCCGCGACGTCTACGCGGAAATTCTCTACAAGGCCGGCTACAAGTCCGCGTACCACTGGTGCGACAAGGAAGCGAAGCAGCACGGAATCGCCGGAATGGCGGTGTTCGAGCATTACCTGAAGCGCCTGTCGCAGCGCGGCTGGGGGCTGTTCTCGATCATCGAGGCCGATCCGGCGAACGCGCGCGCGAAGATCGAGCTGCGCCACTCGTCGTTCGTGCTCGCGCAGCCGGGCAAGGAAGGCAAGCTCTGCTACATGTTCGCCGGCTGGTTCGCGGGCGCGATGGACTGGGTCAACGACACGACGCCGGCAGGCTCGGGCGCGCCGCGCGCGCAATCGAACGAAGCGCAATGCGCGGCCGAAGGCCACGACCATTGCGTGTTCGAAGTGTCGCCGCTTTCGCACTGA
- a CDS encoding dipeptidase yields the protein MSTLHQDSIIIDGLNISKFERSVFEDMHQGGVTAANCTVSVWENFTKTVDNIALMKKQIRDNGELLTLVRTTDDIHRAKQEGKTGVILGFQNAHAFEDNLGYVEAFADMGVRVVQLCYNTQNLVGTGCYERDGGLSDFGREVITEMNRVGIMVDLSHVGGNTSSEAIAFSKKPVCYSHCLPSGLKEHPRNKSDAQLKEIADAGGFVGVTMFAPFLKRGIDATIDDYIEAIDYVVNLIGEDAVGIGTDFTQGFSVDFFDWLTHDKGRYRRLTNFGKVVNPEGIRTIGEFPNLTAAMERAGWKASRIRKIMGENWVRVFKEVWGA from the coding sequence ATGAGCACGCTGCATCAGGACAGCATCATCATCGATGGCCTGAACATTTCGAAGTTCGAACGCTCGGTGTTCGAAGACATGCATCAAGGCGGCGTGACGGCCGCGAACTGCACGGTGTCCGTGTGGGAGAACTTCACGAAGACGGTCGACAACATCGCGCTGATGAAGAAGCAGATCCGCGACAACGGCGAGTTGCTGACGCTCGTGCGCACGACCGACGACATCCACCGTGCGAAGCAGGAAGGCAAGACGGGCGTGATCCTCGGCTTCCAGAACGCGCATGCGTTCGAGGACAACCTCGGCTATGTCGAGGCGTTCGCCGACATGGGCGTGCGCGTCGTCCAGCTCTGCTACAACACGCAGAACCTCGTCGGCACCGGCTGCTACGAGCGCGACGGCGGCCTGTCGGACTTCGGCCGCGAAGTGATCACCGAGATGAACCGCGTTGGGATCATGGTCGATCTGTCGCATGTCGGCGGCAACACGTCGTCGGAAGCGATCGCGTTCTCGAAGAAGCCCGTCTGCTATTCGCACTGTTTGCCGTCCGGCCTGAAAGAGCATCCGCGCAACAAGAGCGACGCGCAGCTGAAGGAGATCGCCGATGCGGGCGGCTTCGTCGGCGTGACGATGTTCGCGCCGTTCCTGAAGCGCGGGATCGACGCGACGATCGACGACTACATCGAAGCGATCGATTACGTCGTGAACCTGATCGGCGAGGACGCGGTCGGCATCGGCACCGATTTCACGCAAGGCTTCAGCGTCGACTTCTTCGACTGGCTCACGCACGACAAGGGCCGCTATCGCCGGCTCACGAATTTCGGCAAGGTCGTGAACCCGGAAGGAATCCGCACGATCGGCGAATTTCCGAACCTGACGGCCGCGATGGAGCGCGCCGGCTGGAAGGCGTCACGCATCCGCAAGATCATGGGCGAGAACTGGGTGCGCGTGTTCAAGGAGGTCTGGGGCGCGTAA